From Cryptosporangium phraense, the proteins below share one genomic window:
- the map gene encoding type I methionyl aminopeptidase, whose product MRAPLVPGRQSPVREVPASIPRPEYVGKPAPRPWTGSDVSSPETIEKMRVAGRIAAQALQWGGKHVEPGVTTDEIDRVVHEFIVEHDAYPSTLGYRNFPKSCCTSLNEVICHGIPDSTVIEDGDIVNIDVTAFIGGVHGDCNATFLAGDVSEEARLLVSRTEEATRRAINAVKPGRQLNVVGRVIESYARRFGYGVVRDFTGHGIHQAFHSGLHVPHFDDPDLDVLIVPGMTFTIEPMITLGTYKWDMWPDRWTVLTKDRRWTAQFEHTLVVTDDGAEILTLP is encoded by the coding sequence ATGCGAGCACCCCTGGTCCCCGGCCGGCAATCCCCCGTGCGTGAGGTCCCGGCGTCGATCCCGCGCCCGGAGTACGTCGGGAAGCCCGCGCCGCGACCGTGGACCGGCTCGGACGTGTCGTCGCCCGAGACGATCGAGAAGATGCGGGTCGCCGGACGGATCGCGGCCCAGGCGCTGCAGTGGGGCGGCAAGCACGTCGAGCCGGGCGTGACGACCGACGAGATCGACCGCGTCGTCCACGAGTTCATCGTCGAGCACGACGCGTACCCGTCGACGCTCGGCTACCGGAACTTCCCGAAGTCGTGCTGCACCTCGCTGAACGAGGTCATCTGCCACGGGATCCCGGACAGCACGGTGATCGAGGACGGCGACATCGTCAACATCGACGTCACCGCGTTCATCGGCGGGGTGCACGGCGACTGCAACGCGACGTTCCTGGCCGGTGACGTCTCGGAAGAGGCCCGGCTGCTGGTGTCGCGGACCGAAGAGGCGACCCGGCGGGCGATCAATGCGGTGAAGCCGGGGCGCCAGCTCAACGTCGTGGGACGGGTGATCGAGTCCTACGCCAGGCGGTTCGGCTACGGCGTGGTGCGTGATTTCACCGGGCACGGTATTCACCAGGCGTTCCATTCGGGCCTGCACGTGCCTCACTTCGACGATCCGGACCTGGATGTTCTGATCGTGCCCGGGATGACGTTCACGATCGAGCCGATGATCACGCTGGGTACGTACAAGTGGGACATGTGGCCTGATCGTTGGACGGTTCTGACGAAGGATCGCCGGTGGACTGCTCAGTTCGAGCACACGTTGGTGGTCACTGACGATGGCGCCGAGATCCTGACCCTGCCCTGA
- a CDS encoding YaaA family protein codes for MPNAVREKAPLTLLLPPSETKRPGGDGPALEPDTLAFPELLPVRQKLLAAVRDLSGGSPEVALRALGLSAGQRDQLELNASLDSSPTSPALFRYTGVLYDAFDPSALTPAMRKRAASRVVIASALFGAVRGSDPIPAYRLSADARLPGLGTLAALWKPVLGPVLASLPGLVVDLRSGAYAQLAPVPDAVTVRVLYVAPDGSRSVVSHFNKHAKGLLARALATTGANVTTPAQVVRVAAKAGLIAERNGPRGVDVLLYEPPAGTPAAARAART; via the coding sequence ATGCCGAACGCCGTCCGGGAGAAGGCTCCCCTCACCCTGCTGCTGCCTCCCTCGGAGACGAAGCGGCCGGGCGGCGACGGTCCGGCGCTGGAGCCCGACACGCTCGCGTTCCCGGAGTTGCTCCCGGTGCGGCAGAAGCTGCTGGCCGCGGTGCGCGACCTGTCCGGCGGGTCCCCCGAGGTCGCCCTCCGGGCGCTGGGCCTCTCCGCCGGCCAGCGTGACCAGCTCGAGCTCAATGCGTCCCTGGACTCAAGCCCGACCAGCCCGGCGCTGTTCCGCTACACCGGTGTGCTCTACGACGCGTTCGACCCGTCCGCCCTCACCCCGGCCATGCGCAAGCGGGCCGCCAGCCGAGTGGTGATCGCGTCGGCCCTCTTCGGCGCCGTGCGCGGCAGCGACCCGATTCCGGCGTACCGTCTGTCGGCCGACGCCCGGCTGCCCGGCCTCGGCACGCTGGCGGCCCTGTGGAAGCCCGTGCTGGGGCCTGTTCTGGCGTCGCTGCCGGGCCTGGTCGTCGACCTGCGCTCGGGCGCCTACGCGCAACTGGCCCCGGTGCCCGACGCGGTGACCGTGCGGGTGCTGTACGTGGCTCCGGATGGCTCCCGCTCGGTGGTGAGCCATTTCAACAAGCACGCCAAGGGCCTGCTGGCTCGGGCCTTGGCCACTACCGGTGCGAATGTGACCACGCCCGCCCAGGTCGTGCGGGTGGCCGCCAAGGCGGGCCTGATCGCCGAGCGCAACGGCCCCCGAGGCGTAGACGTTCTGCTCTACGAACCCCCGGCCGGCACCCCGGCCGCCGCCCGAGCCGCCCGCACCTAG
- a CDS encoding VIT1/CCC1 transporter family protein has protein sequence MDDEDELLLVPHHGDVTGGWLRAAVFGAMDGLVTNISLIAGVGGGGVDRQAIVLTGVAGLVAGAVSMAIGEYTSVRTSNEQLDAEVRKERRELRAHAEIEQRELVASLHRAGLSRETSQRIADEAAADPDLQLRLHALTELGVIPEEKPSPWTAAASSFVCFAIGALIPLLSFLFGSDELWLALAIGGAGLFTAGALATWATKGRWWLGGARQLVLGLAAAGITYLIGAAIA, from the coding sequence ATGGACGACGAGGACGAACTCCTGCTGGTGCCGCACCACGGCGACGTCACCGGCGGCTGGTTGCGCGCCGCGGTGTTCGGCGCGATGGACGGCCTGGTGACGAATATTTCGCTGATCGCGGGCGTCGGCGGGGGCGGCGTCGACCGGCAGGCGATCGTGCTGACCGGGGTGGCCGGGCTGGTGGCCGGCGCGGTGTCGATGGCGATCGGCGAGTACACGTCGGTGCGCACTTCGAACGAACAGCTCGACGCCGAAGTCCGCAAGGAACGGCGGGAACTGCGCGCGCACGCCGAGATCGAGCAGCGTGAGCTGGTCGCGTCGCTGCACCGGGCCGGGCTGTCGCGGGAGACGTCCCAGCGCATCGCCGACGAGGCGGCCGCCGATCCCGACCTGCAGTTGCGGCTGCACGCGCTGACCGAACTGGGCGTCATCCCGGAGGAGAAGCCCTCGCCGTGGACGGCCGCCGCGTCGTCGTTCGTGTGCTTCGCGATCGGCGCGCTGATCCCGCTGCTCTCGTTCCTGTTCGGGTCGGACGAGCTCTGGCTCGCGCTGGCGATCGGCGGCGCCGGGCTGTTCACGGCCGGGGCGCTGGCGACCTGGGCGACGAAGGGTCGCTGGTGGCTCGGCGGGGCGCGCCAACTCGTGCTGGGACTGGCCGCGGCCGGAATCACCTACCTGATCGGCGCGGCCATCGCCTGA